One window of Dehalobacterium formicoaceticum genomic DNA carries:
- a CDS encoding sensor histidine kinase yields the protein MTLSVDSSGENIYQYGIGTDADKTLLAAVNILGGEGFVSNGSRELYVRQTEIDGIVYRIAIFASPSELSYGTLKVALALSAIILIFAIFFSILLTNRFLTKFVFQKIEHPLDILSEGVRQISEGNLEYRIEYDLQDEFTPICADFNEMATRLKTTVELLQQHEHSRKELLVGISHDLRSPLTSIRAYVEGLLDGVAKTPQAQKGYLEIIKSKAEDIDRMLAKIFLFSKMELGEYPDNPELLRLDDEVRQLVRALGAEYEEKGLIISINVLVPATIAADPDHLRRVLTNIIENSLKYKTKATGNLDISLEEENDGYCLSLCDDGPGVSEDALPHLFEVFYRSDQSRQNPHRGSGLGLAIAANAVHRMKGTIKAKSQENCGLEILIWLPKAEE from the coding sequence ATGACGCTGTCTGTAGATTCCTCCGGCGAGAATATTTATCAGTATGGAATTGGTACCGATGCCGACAAGACCCTGCTGGCAGCCGTGAACATATTGGGCGGCGAGGGCTTTGTTTCCAACGGGAGCCGAGAGCTGTATGTCCGGCAGACGGAGATTGACGGCATCGTTTACCGCATTGCGATCTTTGCCAGCCCATCGGAACTATCCTATGGCACTCTTAAGGTTGCCCTTGCGCTGTCGGCGATTATTCTGATATTTGCCATCTTCTTCTCCATTCTGCTCACGAACCGCTTTCTTACCAAATTTGTGTTTCAGAAGATCGAACACCCGCTGGATATTCTTTCCGAAGGAGTAAGACAGATCAGTGAAGGAAATTTAGAGTACCGCATCGAATATGACTTGCAAGACGAGTTTACTCCCATATGTGCGGACTTCAATGAAATGGCTACCCGACTGAAAACAACGGTTGAGCTGTTACAGCAGCATGAGCACAGTCGTAAGGAATTGCTTGTCGGCATCTCACATGACCTGCGCAGTCCGCTGACCTCGATCCGCGCTTATGTGGAGGGACTTTTGGACGGTGTTGCCAAAACGCCCCAGGCCCAAAAAGGATATCTGGAAATCATAAAGAGCAAGGCCGAGGACATCGACCGTATGCTGGCAAAGATCTTTTTGTTCTCCAAAATGGAGCTGGGCGAGTACCCGGACAATCCGGAACTTCTGCGGCTTGACGATGAGGTGCGGCAGCTTGTACGAGCACTGGGCGCAGAGTACGAGGAAAAGGGGCTTATCATCTCTATAAATGTACTTGTGCCGGCGACAATAGCGGCTGACCCGGATCATCTTCGACGTGTGCTCACAAACATTATCGAGAACAGCTTAAAGTATAAAACTAAGGCGACGGGAAATCTGGACATTTCTTTGGAGGAGGAAAACGACGGATATTGTCTGTCTCTTTGTGATGATGGCCCAGGTGTTTCTGAGGATGCATTGCCCCATCTGTTCGAGGTGTTTTACCGCAGTGATCAGTCACGGCAGAACCCCCATCGCGGCAGTGGTCTTGGCCTTGCCATCGCAGCCAATGCGGTACACCGCATGAAGGGAACCATTAAGGCAAAGTCCCAAGAAAACTGCGGTCTGGAAATCTTAATTTGGCTGCCAAAAGCGGAGGAATAA
- a CDS encoding TIGR04076 family protein, producing MKKVKITAMKQTVYQDLIDKYENPIQHACNMKIGQFSVANGWEKPKEMCDSAWESMSPFVMALAHGGEDFYDGWMKNKKSAMISCNDGFRPVSFLIETLDEDAE from the coding sequence ATGAAAAAAGTAAAAATAACGGCGATGAAACAAACAGTTTATCAAGACTTGATAGATAAATATGAAAATCCCATACAGCACGCTTGCAATATGAAGATTGGGCAATTTTCTGTTGCTAATGGGTGGGAAAAGCCTAAAGAAATGTGTGATAGTGCATGGGAAAGTATGTCTCCTTTTGTTATGGCACTTGCCCACGGCGGCGAAGATTTTTATGACGGGTGGATGAAGAACAAGAAGTCGGCAATGATTTCGTGTAATGACGGCTTCCGTCCAGTGAGCTTTTTGATTGAGACACTGGATGAGGATGCGGAGTAA
- a CDS encoding TVP38/TMEM64 family protein, protein MSKNLTKRTINAFSVLSLAVCIAFFVYAYNRHLFTSLEALQAYIAGFGAIGALVFIAFQAVQVVVPILPGGLGCLGGVLLFGPWTGLLYNYIGICIGSITAFCIARNCGKPILYSIFNEKTIAKYETWTGNASQFAKWFAIAIFLPVAPDDFLCYLAGTTQMSWKNFVAVILLGKPANIALYTLGLNTVFHQIVSLMH, encoded by the coding sequence ATGTCAAAGAACTTAACAAAAAGAACCATCAACGCATTCTCTGTACTCAGCCTGGCAGTTTGTATCGCGTTTTTTGTTTATGCCTACAATCGGCATCTTTTCACGTCTCTGGAGGCTTTGCAGGCATATATCGCAGGGTTTGGTGCAATCGGAGCGCTGGTTTTTATCGCTTTTCAAGCTGTCCAGGTGGTCGTTCCAATCCTTCCGGGGGGTCTCGGCTGCTTGGGGGGCGTATTGCTGTTCGGTCCATGGACAGGCTTACTCTACAATTATATTGGCATTTGCATTGGTTCCATTACGGCATTCTGCATTGCCAGAAACTGCGGTAAGCCAATTTTATACTCTATTTTTAACGAGAAAACAATTGCAAAGTATGAAACGTGGACGGGAAACGCGAGTCAATTTGCCAAATGGTTTGCAATCGCGATTTTTCTTCCGGTGGCACCGGATGATTTTTTGTGCTATTTGGCCGGTACCACCCAAATGAGTTGGAAAAATTTTGTCGCCGTTATCCTGCTCGGTAAACCCGCCAATATAGCTCTTTATACCTTGGGATTGAATACGGTTTTTCATCAGATCGTATCTCTGATGCATTGA
- a CDS encoding exonuclease SbcCD subunit D, with product MKLLHIADLHIGKRVNEFSMLEDQKYILKEILKIADEHNPLGIIMAGDIYDKSVPPGEAVEVLDDFLTELAARKIQVFIVSGNHDSPERLNFGSRIMQHTGVYIAGTFDGRLKHIVLNDEFGPLNIYLLPFIKPAVVSPHFQDQDIQSYEDAVKAIIDHEKIDPQERNILVAHQFITGGSKEPERCDSETISLGGLDNIDAAVFDVFDYVALGHLHGPQSIGWETVRYAGSPLKYSFSEARHHKSLTMLQLGDKGALDIGTVPLHPFRDMREIKGPLHELIGTHGSSPENDQDYIRAILTDEGELYDAIGQLRQVYPNIMRIDFDNSRSIEEINSKSAAYGDVAQKSPLELFEEFYLKQNNVEMTAEELGMMEEVFEDAGGAGK from the coding sequence ATGAAGCTGTTACATATCGCAGATTTGCATATCGGCAAACGGGTCAACGAGTTCAGTATGCTTGAGGATCAGAAATACATACTGAAGGAAATCCTGAAAATTGCAGATGAGCATAATCCCCTGGGGATCATTATGGCCGGGGATATTTATGATAAAAGTGTTCCTCCGGGCGAGGCGGTTGAGGTACTGGATGATTTTTTGACGGAACTGGCGGCCAGAAAGATTCAGGTCTTCATCGTCAGCGGAAATCACGATTCCCCGGAGCGGCTGAACTTTGGCAGCCGGATTATGCAGCATACGGGGGTCTATATCGCAGGCACCTTTGACGGCAGGTTGAAGCATATTGTCCTTAATGATGAATTCGGTCCTTTAAATATTTATCTTTTACCCTTTATCAAACCGGCTGTGGTAAGCCCGCATTTCCAGGACCAGGATATCCAATCCTATGAGGACGCGGTAAAGGCAATAATTGATCATGAAAAAATCGATCCCCAGGAAAGAAACATCCTGGTTGCCCATCAGTTCATAACAGGGGGCAGTAAGGAACCGGAGAGATGTGATTCCGAGACAATTTCTCTGGGAGGATTGGATAATATAGATGCCGCCGTGTTTGATGTTTTTGATTATGTAGCTCTGGGGCATTTGCACGGACCTCAGTCCATCGGCTGGGAAACGGTTCGTTATGCCGGTTCACCCCTGAAGTATTCCTTTTCTGAAGCACGCCATCATAAATCTCTGACCATGCTCCAGCTAGGGGATAAAGGAGCCTTGGATATCGGGACCGTTCCCCTCCATCCCTTTCGGGACATGAGAGAAATCAAGGGTCCCCTTCATGAATTGATTGGAACTCACGGGTCATCTCCGGAAAATGATCAGGATTATATCCGGGCAATTTTAACTGACGAGGGTGAGTTGTATGATGCCATTGGACAGCTGCGCCAGGTTTATCCCAACATCATGCGCATCGACTTTGATAACAGCAGGAGCATAGAGGAGATTAACTCAAAATCTGCTGCTTATGGGGATGTAGCACAAAAAAGTCCCTTGGAATTATTTGAGGAATTTTATCTCAAGCAGAACAACGTGGAAATGACAGCGGAGGAACTTGGTATGATGGAGGAAGTTTTTGAGGATGCGGGGGGTGCCGGGAAATGA
- a CDS encoding AAA family ATPase, producing MKPLKIVMSAFGPYAEKVELPLTQLGQEGLFLITGETGAGKTTIFDAVAFALFDGASGSVRTVDTLRSDFARPETKTYVELDFLHKGQEYKVLRNPKYERPKKSGTGFTNENADATFYYPDGGVVTGNNKVTEKIVSLLGIDYKQFKQIAMIAQGEFLKLLLAESSERAGIFRKVFNTDIYLSVQEALKKREKELKGRYEEKIRSILQFMDGIICNEEHEDYGELSGLIAKNSVHGTEEVIKLLQGLIKEDRSIFQAAKMQSEEIDNLIMRKAAELKEGEYVNKSFAALEQAEESRQELLNKAEEMEENEKAAGAGEKALYGVKPVWDIYLREKKAHDELKSGIEKLSTIIERQIPQVEELHYALLAEQKKEPIRERWAGDLMKLTETLPQYEKVDKLKNEKENLEKDLKAAEISLAALKAKQEELSEKKDKLKEEEGALKDADIRLLECTNLLINLAADEKLFNAMITDMAVLKQMETEYQELQGSFLKAEKLYQGINEEYIEKEHAFFREQAGILAESLEEGSPCPVCGSTQHPKKAEATADAPREADIQKLKSQKDNKLKAMQLASEDAGRKKSEIDTSRTHLMQRGKELFEEHTLEILGTPENSENHENSKTPKNIPELELMTVRSLTQTLENKGKQTEAIGILEAQSKRKVACEQELGQLEETIQKINESFTGQSEERGSLLAKVSSIKSEINTLLALLEHPSLEKAQEIIGFTAEKLKESKRMLKEAENLYQENKGALDKNKALLLDQEERLKGAVRTAENAWADFTGKYQEYGFRDAESYHEALLPEENLSQLQKSIADYREACKITNGDILRLREETKDKKPQDLQKILEDQKAWQLKKAALDDQAQRVLGRLQNNEKTVQSIVRIDGERRQTEKEYLTVSGLAKTANGELAGKQKLAFEQFVQASYFNQIIQEANKRLSAMTGGRYELLRKENATDHRSQSGLELDVLDNYTGKIRTVKSLSGGESFKASLSLALGLSDVIQSYAGGVEIDTMFIDEGFGALDTESLEQAIVTLNNLTSGNRLVGIISHVNELKERIDKKVIIKKGMLGSSIELMG from the coding sequence ATGAAGCCATTAAAAATAGTGATGAGTGCCTTTGGGCCTTATGCGGAAAAGGTGGAACTTCCTCTCACTCAATTGGGGCAGGAGGGCCTTTTTTTGATCACCGGAGAAACGGGAGCAGGGAAGACCACCATTTTTGATGCCGTCGCTTTTGCTCTTTTTGACGGTGCCAGCGGTTCGGTACGTACTGTGGATACCTTAAGGAGCGATTTTGCCAGACCGGAGACGAAAACCTATGTGGAACTGGATTTCTTGCATAAGGGGCAGGAATATAAAGTGCTGCGCAATCCTAAATATGAGAGGCCTAAAAAAAGCGGCACCGGTTTCACCAATGAGAATGCTGATGCCACATTCTACTATCCTGACGGCGGGGTAGTAACAGGCAACAATAAAGTTACCGAAAAAATTGTATCACTCTTAGGGATCGATTATAAGCAGTTCAAACAAATTGCCATGATTGCCCAAGGAGAGTTTTTGAAGCTTCTCCTTGCGGAAAGCAGCGAGCGGGCGGGGATTTTTCGTAAGGTATTTAATACGGATATTTATCTCTCGGTTCAGGAGGCCTTGAAGAAAAGAGAGAAAGAACTAAAAGGCCGATACGAGGAAAAAATACGGAGCATTTTGCAATTCATGGACGGCATCATATGTAATGAGGAGCATGAGGATTATGGGGAGCTTTCCGGACTGATAGCTAAGAACAGTGTCCACGGAACAGAAGAAGTCATTAAATTGCTTCAGGGGTTGATTAAGGAGGACAGATCCATCTTCCAAGCGGCTAAAATGCAGTCTGAAGAAATTGACAATTTGATTATGAGAAAGGCAGCGGAGCTTAAAGAAGGAGAATATGTAAATAAATCATTTGCTGCTCTGGAACAGGCGGAAGAATCCCGGCAGGAGCTTTTGAACAAGGCAGAAGAAATGGAAGAGAATGAAAAAGCAGCCGGAGCTGGGGAAAAGGCCCTCTATGGGGTAAAACCCGTTTGGGACATCTATTTGCGTGAGAAAAAGGCTCATGATGAACTAAAGAGCGGAATAGAAAAACTGAGTACGATAATTGAAAGGCAAATCCCGCAGGTGGAGGAGCTTCATTATGCCTTGCTGGCAGAGCAGAAAAAGGAACCCATCAGGGAGAGGTGGGCCGGTGATTTGATGAAGCTCACGGAAACCCTGCCCCAATATGAAAAAGTAGATAAGCTGAAAAATGAAAAAGAGAACCTGGAAAAAGATTTGAAAGCCGCAGAAATTTCCTTAGCAGCATTGAAAGCTAAGCAGGAAGAACTGTCGGAAAAGAAGGACAAGCTTAAAGAGGAGGAAGGTGCGCTGAAGGACGCGGATATCCGGCTCTTGGAGTGCACCAATTTACTCATCAATCTGGCCGCTGATGAAAAACTCTTCAATGCTATGATCACCGACATGGCTGTTTTGAAGCAGATGGAGACGGAGTACCAGGAATTGCAAGGATCCTTCCTAAAGGCGGAGAAATTATATCAAGGGATAAATGAGGAATACATAGAAAAAGAGCATGCCTTTTTTCGGGAGCAGGCAGGTATTTTGGCAGAGAGTCTGGAAGAGGGGTCTCCCTGCCCGGTGTGCGGCTCTACCCAGCATCCCAAGAAGGCCGAAGCGACAGCAGATGCCCCCAGGGAAGCAGACATCCAAAAGTTGAAAAGCCAAAAAGATAATAAACTGAAGGCCATGCAGCTGGCCAGTGAAGATGCCGGCCGGAAAAAATCCGAAATAGATACATCCCGGACTCATTTGATGCAAAGGGGCAAAGAACTGTTTGAGGAGCACACTCTGGAAATTCTGGGAACGCCGGAAAACTCGGAAAATCATGAAAATTCGAAAACTCCAAAAAATATCCCGGAGTTGGAGCTGATGACAGTAAGAAGTCTTACCCAAACCCTGGAAAATAAGGGTAAGCAGACTGAGGCAATAGGGATCCTGGAAGCCCAATCAAAAAGAAAGGTAGCCTGTGAGCAGGAACTGGGGCAGCTGGAGGAGACGATTCAGAAAATTAATGAATCTTTCACCGGGCAGTCAGAGGAGCGAGGCAGCCTTCTTGCAAAAGTGAGCAGCATCAAGAGTGAAATCAATACTCTCCTAGCCCTATTGGAACACCCCTCCCTGGAAAAAGCTCAGGAAATAATCGGGTTTACCGCAGAAAAACTTAAGGAATCAAAAAGGATGCTTAAGGAGGCAGAAAACCTCTATCAAGAAAACAAGGGTGCACTGGACAAAAATAAAGCATTACTCCTGGATCAGGAAGAGAGATTGAAAGGGGCTGTCCGGACAGCAGAGAATGCTTGGGCAGATTTTACAGGCAAATATCAGGAATATGGCTTTAGGGATGCGGAATCTTATCATGAGGCACTGCTCCCGGAGGAGAATCTTTCCCAACTGCAAAAGAGTATTGCCGACTATCGGGAAGCCTGCAAAATCACCAATGGGGATATCCTCCGCCTCAGGGAAGAAACGAAAGATAAGAAACCTCAGGATCTTCAGAAGATCCTGGAAGATCAAAAAGCATGGCAACTGAAAAAGGCTGCCTTGGACGATCAGGCGCAGCGGGTTCTGGGCAGGCTGCAAAACAACGAGAAAACGGTGCAATCAATTGTCAGGATTGACGGAGAGCGCCGCCAAACGGAAAAGGAATATCTGACGGTGAGCGGCTTAGCGAAAACTGCCAATGGGGAGCTTGCCGGCAAGCAGAAGCTGGCCTTTGAACAATTTGTCCAGGCATCTTACTTTAACCAGATCATCCAGGAAGCAAATAAGCGGCTGTCGGCGATGACAGGCGGAAGATACGAGCTGCTCCGGAAAGAGAACGCCACGGACCACCGGTCTCAATCCGGATTAGAGCTTGATGTATTGGACAACTACACCGGAAAGATCCGCACCGTTAAATCATTGTCCGGGGGTGAGTCCTTCAAGGCGTCTCTCTCCCTGGCCTTGGGCCTTTCTGATGTCATCCAAAGCTATGCCGGGGGCGTGGAGATTGATACCATGTTTATTGATGAGGGTTTTGGAGCCTTGGATACTGAATCCCTGGAGCAGGCCATTGTCACCCTAAACAATTTAACCTCAGGGAACAGGCTGGTAGGGATCATCTCCCACGTCAATGAATTAAAGGAAAGGATCGACAAAAAAGTGATCATAAAAAAGGGCATGCTGGGCAGCTCTATTGAGTTAATGGGATAG
- a CDS encoding putative polysaccharide biosynthesis protein, with protein MVQKQTSTKGFTILSIAGIINKFLAVIYVPILTLLIDDYGNGIYNAGYMIYTLVFVITNTGIPVAISKLVSEQMSLGNYQATRRTLKISLVILALLGFFTSSFMAIFAGPLSRAIGWPEAYLTILALSPTMFFAAVSCAFRGYFQGRSNMMPTAVSQVIEQFINSSLTIIFAWLMLRYGYHYAAVHGISDAHQVKLIAIEFAAAGGTVGTSVGAIGSVAYLAIVYLKSRKSIIDEVDLQTEKFHVESKRVIARRILRYSLPITLGVFAVYAANLIDMKYTKSRLMTAGFSAYEASSLYGILTTQFQKIMNIPLVISTAMAATIIPSVSAASAIKDMGLLSRKINESLRAIFLLTIPAAIGLAVLAKPVITILFPANVHGWVLLEIGSTVVVLMSLVQVQGAILQGIGKTHLPTIHMVVALIFKVIINYNLIAIKSINVNGAVIGSMVCYALAAILNHLSIKKHAGVEVYFKSIFFRPLSISLVMGVLVLFCYKGSEMLFSGIIASAYWLNLISVSLSIVLGGIIYLFGMIKIKGITAEDLKRLPVKIPQRLIN; from the coding sequence ATGGTTCAAAAACAGACTTCCACAAAAGGTTTTACCATATTAAGCATCGCCGGGATTATTAACAAATTCTTGGCAGTTATTTATGTGCCTATTCTTACCCTGCTTATAGATGATTATGGCAATGGGATATATAATGCCGGCTATATGATCTATACTCTGGTTTTTGTCATCACCAACACAGGTATCCCGGTTGCTATCTCCAAATTAGTTTCCGAACAGATGTCGCTGGGAAACTATCAAGCTACCAGACGCACCCTGAAGATTTCATTAGTCATTTTGGCGCTCCTGGGGTTTTTCACTAGCTCATTTATGGCGATTTTTGCGGGACCCTTATCTAGGGCCATTGGATGGCCGGAAGCCTATTTGACCATCTTAGCCCTCTCACCGACTATGTTTTTTGCGGCTGTCTCCTGTGCATTTCGGGGATATTTTCAAGGTCGGTCCAATATGATGCCAACTGCTGTCTCACAGGTTATTGAGCAGTTTATCAATTCATCGTTGACCATCATTTTTGCCTGGTTGATGTTACGCTATGGTTATCATTATGCTGCCGTACACGGGATTAGTGATGCGCATCAGGTCAAACTGATTGCCATCGAGTTTGCTGCGGCCGGTGGAACTGTGGGGACATCTGTCGGTGCGATCGGTAGTGTGGCATATTTAGCCATCGTTTATTTAAAGAGCAGGAAATCCATTATCGATGAAGTAGACTTACAGACAGAGAAATTTCATGTGGAGTCGAAACGGGTGATCGCAAGGAGAATTCTCAGATATTCATTGCCCATAACACTAGGTGTTTTTGCAGTTTATGCAGCCAATCTCATCGACATGAAATATACGAAAAGCCGTCTTATGACAGCTGGGTTTAGCGCCTATGAAGCGAGTTCACTTTATGGGATTCTAACGACCCAGTTTCAGAAAATCATGAATATCCCTCTTGTCATTTCAACTGCTATGGCTGCAACCATCATACCCTCGGTTTCTGCCGCCTCTGCCATCAAAGATATGGGACTGCTAAGCAGAAAAATAAATGAGAGCTTGCGGGCGATCTTTTTGCTCACAATACCGGCGGCCATAGGTCTTGCTGTTCTAGCCAAACCGGTGATAACCATTTTGTTTCCCGCTAATGTTCATGGTTGGGTTCTTTTGGAGATTGGTTCTACTGTAGTAGTGCTTATGTCACTTGTACAGGTACAGGGAGCAATCCTCCAGGGAATAGGGAAGACCCATTTACCAACTATCCATATGGTTGTTGCTCTAATCTTCAAAGTAATAATCAATTACAATTTGATTGCTATTAAAAGCATTAATGTCAACGGCGCTGTTATCGGGAGTATGGTCTGTTACGCCCTGGCTGCTATACTAAATCATTTAAGCATTAAAAAACATGCAGGGGTAGAGGTATATTTTAAAAGCATTTTCTTCAGGCCGTTATCTATTTCTCTGGTGATGGGGGTACTGGTTCTGTTTTGCTATAAAGGTTCAGAGATGCTTTTCTCCGGAATCATTGCTTCGGCCTATTGGCTCAACTTAATTTCTGTTTCTCTTTCTATCGTTCTTGGTGGAATTATCTATCTCTTTGGTATGATTAAAATTAAAGGAATTACTGCAGAGGATTTAAAAAGACTTCCGGTCAAGATACCCCAACGTTTAATAAATTAG
- a CDS encoding response regulator transcription factor: MEKILIIEDDNAIAAIERDYLVIDHFEVEIAPDGKSGMEKALKGGFDLILLDLMLPGMDGFTVCRELRETLDIPILMVTARREDIDKIRGLGLGADDYIEKPFSPSVLVARVKAHLARYARLKQTGKTVPTQISMGNIRINTNTHRVYMNETEIDLKNKEYELLLFMMLNMDVVFSRETLYERIWGMDAMGDNATVAVHINRLRDKIEADPSNPRYIQTVRGAGYRFKA, translated from the coding sequence ATGGAAAAAATATTGATAATAGAAGATGATAACGCCATCGCCGCCATTGAGCGGGATTACCTTGTGATTGACCATTTTGAGGTAGAGATCGCGCCGGACGGCAAGAGCGGTATGGAAAAAGCTTTAAAGGGCGGTTTTGATTTGATCCTGCTTGATCTTATGCTTCCCGGTATGGATGGCTTTACCGTCTGCCGTGAGCTGCGGGAGACACTGGATATTCCGATTCTGATGGTCACAGCTAGGCGGGAGGATATCGACAAGATACGCGGACTTGGACTCGGCGCGGACGATTATATCGAAAAACCCTTTTCGCCAAGCGTGCTGGTGGCGCGGGTCAAGGCGCATCTGGCACGGTACGCCCGATTGAAGCAGACGGGCAAGACCGTACCAACGCAGATCAGCATGGGCAATATCCGCATCAACACCAATACCCACCGGGTCTATATGAACGAAACAGAAATTGATCTGAAAAATAAAGAATATGAACTGCTGCTGTTTATGATGCTTAACATGGACGTGGTGTTCAGCCGCGAAACGCTCTATGAGCGCATCTGGGGTATGGACGCCATGGGCGATAATGCCACTGTTGCCGTCCACATTAACCGGCTGCGGGACAAAATAGAAGCAGACCCGAGCAATCCTCGTTATATCCAGACTGTCCGGGGTGCGGGCTACCGGTTTAAGGCGTAA
- a CDS encoding glycosyltransferase, with protein sequence MRVTLYAGGLSLVRKSGVGQAIMHQKAMLERAGVETTNKWAEPSAVVHINTVFPDSPVAAWLARKQHRKVVYYGHTTMEDFRNSFKCSNLFAPLFRRWIILCYELGDVIITPTPYSKKLLESYGIKKPIYSLTNGIDTDFFAPSKERRAAFRAKYQLLPDTKAVISVGHYIERKGLLDFVELARSMPDVRFFWFGYTNLNLVPKSIRTAIKNAPENLCFPGYVERDELRDAYCGCDLFAFLSKEETEGIVVLEALACGIPTLVRDIPVYEGWLADRKNVYKAKELTEFKEKAKGILTGTLPVLTESGLKVAQERSLEAVGKQLLSIYRKENILFPVYLHANSNLEAVDT encoded by the coding sequence ATGCGTGTTACCTTATATGCCGGAGGCCTGTCACTGGTGCGAAAAAGCGGTGTCGGACAAGCAATTATGCATCAAAAAGCCATGCTGGAACGTGCCGGTGTTGAAACAACCAACAAGTGGGCAGAACCGTCAGCAGTGGTGCATATCAATACTGTCTTCCCTGATTCGCCGGTGGCAGCTTGGCTGGCGCGGAAACAGCACAGGAAGGTTGTATATTATGGACATACCACCATGGAGGATTTCCGAAACTCCTTTAAGTGTTCCAATTTATTCGCGCCGTTGTTCAGGCGTTGGATCATCCTTTGCTACGAACTGGGCGATGTAATCATCACCCCCACGCCTTATTCGAAAAAGCTGTTGGAAAGCTATGGGATAAAAAAACCGATATACAGTCTCACCAACGGGATCGACACGGATTTTTTTGCACCCAGCAAAGAACGCCGCGCCGCATTCCGCGCGAAGTATCAGCTTCTTCCGGATACCAAAGCTGTTATCTCTGTCGGTCATTATATTGAGCGCAAAGGGCTTTTGGATTTTGTGGAGCTGGCGCGCAGTATGCCGGATGTGCGGTTCTTTTGGTTTGGATATACCAATCTGAATCTTGTTCCTAAAAGTATACGCACTGCCATTAAGAATGCGCCGGAAAATTTGTGTTTTCCGGGTTATGTGGAGCGGGATGAACTGCGGGATGCCTACTGCGGCTGCGACCTGTTTGCGTTTCTCTCCAAGGAAGAAACCGAGGGGATTGTAGTGCTGGAGGCGCTCGCCTGCGGTATTCCTACTCTTGTCCGGGATATTCCGGTCTATGAGGGCTGGCTTGCTGACCGGAAAAATGTGTACAAAGCAAAAGAACTGACCGAGTTCAAAGAAAAAGCGAAAGGCATCCTGACCGGCACTTTGCCCGTTCTTACGGAGTCCGGCCTGAAAGTTGCACAGGAACGCAGCTTGGAAGCTGTGGGCAAACAGCTTCTAAGCATTTACAGAAAAGAAAATATTTTATTTCCCGTTTATCTTCATGCAAACAGCAATTTAGAAGCGGTTGATACATGA
- a CDS encoding DMT family transporter, which translates to MVKAINKISYLKYILALLLFGSNGIVASYISLTSYEIIFLRTLIGSLLLIALFKLAGNKLDITKNKRHLIYLTISGIAMAVSWMFLYEAYQQIGVGIASLAYYCGPVIVMVLSPLLFKEKFTLPKVVGFVTVIFGIMLINTQAMHDGKTSWGLFCGVMSAIMYAIMLIFNKKADSITGMSNAMLQLTISFLTVAIFLGFRQGFVIHVREGDWIPIFILGLINTGIGCYLYFSSIDNLPVQTVATFGYLEPLSAVAFSVLFLREILDPIQVLGALLVIGGAVFTEGIFKRKNPNSITTPY; encoded by the coding sequence ATGGTAAAAGCAATCAACAAAATATCATACCTCAAATACATCTTGGCACTATTACTATTTGGGTCAAACGGCATTGTCGCAAGCTACATTTCACTTACAAGCTATGAAATCATCTTTTTACGTACATTGATCGGCAGCTTATTGCTCATAGCCTTGTTTAAATTAGCAGGAAATAAACTTGACATTACCAAAAACAAGCGACATCTAATTTATCTTACAATATCAGGTATCGCAATGGCAGTAAGCTGGATGTTCCTTTATGAAGCTTATCAACAAATCGGTGTCGGTATCGCATCCCTTGCCTATTACTGCGGCCCGGTAATTGTCATGGTTCTTTCCCCGCTGCTGTTTAAGGAAAAATTCACTCTGCCCAAAGTTGTAGGATTTGTTACTGTAATCTTTGGGATTATGCTCATAAACACACAGGCGATGCACGATGGCAAGACATCCTGGGGACTCTTTTGTGGAGTTATGTCTGCCATCATGTATGCAATTATGTTGATTTTTAATAAAAAGGCGGATAGCATCACAGGAATGAGCAATGCCATGCTTCAGCTAACTATCAGTTTTTTAACTGTAGCTATCTTTTTAGGCTTTCGGCAGGGTTTTGTCATTCATGTTAGGGAAGGTGATTGGATTCCCATATTCATCCTTGGACTTATCAATACTGGGATTGGATGTTACCTGTACTTTTCTTCGATTGATAATTTGCCCGTTCAAACAGTCGCGACTTTCGGCTACCTGGAGCCCCTATCGGCTGTTGCTTTTTCAGTCTTGTTTTTAAGAGAAATACTGGATCCAATCCAAGTTCTTGGTGCTTTATTGGTTATCGGTGGCGCCGTATTTACTGAAGGAATATTCAAACGAAAAAATCCAAATAGCATTACTACGCCATATTAG